The following coding sequences are from one Candidatus Acidiferrales bacterium window:
- a CDS encoding DMT family transporter produces MPAVKSRRIQADLALALCALIWGATFVVVKDALAAASVFVFNALRFSLAAAVMALVYWRALRKMDRATFFAGALIGCFMFGGYTFQTLGLKFTTPSKAAFITGAGVVMVPVLLAIFWKRRVHRWVWAGALAALVGLYYLTVPRSGFEALNVGDFLALGCAVMFALHIIVIGRYSSRHSVGALSLLQVGMTALFTSLCLPVLDATRWEPPRLHWTPNLVFAVLITAVGATALCFSLQVWAQQYTTPTHTAILISLEPVFAALTSVCIAHEVISRRVLLGAALVFIGILLAEMKGPAQSAADSPGPVSDVSLSQ; encoded by the coding sequence ATGCCCGCTGTGAAGTCGCGCCGCATTCAAGCCGATCTTGCCTTGGCGCTTTGTGCCCTCATCTGGGGTGCGACGTTCGTCGTGGTTAAGGACGCACTAGCGGCGGCCTCTGTTTTCGTTTTCAACGCGTTGCGTTTTTCCCTCGCCGCCGCGGTCATGGCTCTCGTCTACTGGCGCGCGTTGCGCAAAATGGATCGCGCAACGTTTTTCGCCGGCGCGCTCATTGGCTGCTTCATGTTTGGCGGGTACACGTTCCAGACGCTCGGGCTCAAATTCACCACTCCCTCCAAGGCCGCGTTCATCACGGGCGCAGGCGTAGTGATGGTCCCTGTCTTGCTCGCGATTTTCTGGAAGCGTCGCGTCCATCGTTGGGTCTGGGCGGGCGCTCTGGCCGCACTTGTCGGCTTGTATTATCTGACCGTCCCGCGCTCCGGTTTCGAAGCCCTGAACGTCGGGGATTTTTTGGCTCTTGGCTGCGCTGTGATGTTCGCGCTTCACATTATTGTTATCGGCCGCTATAGCTCGCGCCATTCTGTCGGCGCGCTAAGTCTCCTGCAGGTTGGCATGACGGCCTTATTCACTTCTCTCTGCCTTCCCGTTCTCGACGCCACGCGCTGGGAGCCGCCGCGCCTCCATTGGACGCCGAATTTAGTCTTCGCAGTCTTGATCACTGCCGTAGGTGCCACGGCGCTTTGCTTTTCGCTTCAGGTCTGGGCGCAGCAATATACGACGCCGACTCACACCGCGATTCTCATCAGCCTCGAGCCTGTTTTCGCTGCGCTTACTTCCGTATGTATCGCCCACGAAGTCATTTCCCGCAGAGTGCTTTTGGGTGCCGCGCTTGTATTCATTGGGATTCTGCTGGCGGAGATGAAAGGTCCTGCGCAATCCGCTGCGGATTCGCCCGGGCCTGTTTCGGATGTTTCGCTGTCTCAGTGA